In Mauremys mutica isolate MM-2020 ecotype Southern chromosome 16, ASM2049712v1, whole genome shotgun sequence, one DNA window encodes the following:
- the MN1 gene encoding transcriptional activator MN1 isoform X4, translating to MFGLEQFEPQMSSRNAGQGERNFSQAGLTMSSHFKSPAFHSGGPADPAISALAEPPILGMNMNMAGEAYGFHARGHSELHAGGMQAQPVHGFFGNQQPHHGHPTTHHPHQHHPHFSGNFGSEPSASCLHGGRLMSYNNMGSQQAFAEGYEHMAENQGGEGFGQQRSGNMPDFQHHNSSASNHAVPAPCLPLDQSPNRAASFHALPASSSSDSHSLEQRRLPNQGGVDSLEYNYPSDGPSGHFDLPVFSPSESDGQLPHYGAGRQVPGGGSFPGTSVLPRAPGIAGMSKVHPQQQHGVFFERFGGARKMSVGMEPGVNARHPLMQQQQQTGLLARQNSCPPAIPRQQQTEANTPNPNLQDNGPIMQNQHAQFEYPIHRLENRNMHPYTDPVFNMQHPPPQQQPNQRLQHFDAPYMNVAKRPRFDFPSNPAVDRCPSWNNNLHNGGMENHLSPSAYPGLPGEFTPPVPESFAPGPPLQHAGPEHQALQQRQNAALMIKQMASRNQQQRLRQPSLQQLGHHGDVGPSSLVQHAGPVGNMPQPGFERESGGRGPNFEPQAPHLAQDSGWFPGPHPHPAGELLPPRRMGGPAEPGPHELGLPQNGSGLLFRPPVGGLGLAGEGHVPALHSPGVHAQFGAGLAPLQSPGGGVGLPSAPAERRPQPDFAAPPLGGQAGFAFGASGRAAPPHSASASPGAFPPAPPEFPPAPRAAASKLGALSLGSFAKPAKENVFGQSCLAALSTACQNMIASLGAPNLHVTFAKKSPPEGKRKLGPPEPDGGPAPGPDFFPGAAAAAAAAKAPPGAPETSLSPGYAPEAPGGEGKAAAAAAGGRGRGRRKRDSGHVSPGGFFDKFPPAEGGGGGGAGSPGPPDKPLTSPSWAKGGELLLAEQPDLLASLDSGIQSASKSDGGSPRGDFPDEPSPAYGHEDEVSSSSDGALAKPTRSPLLGGSPKLPRAEHALLGAQKPLALGLLGAAAPDGYGLGGGGGGGGAHPGTPGLEQVRTPTSTSAQDEIHPLEILQAQIQLQRQQFSISEDQPLGMKSKKAECPGQNGEGELNSCCSDNVKGAMSTIDLDTLMAEHNSTWYMPSEKSLMEGPEEDKPMAPWEKSKPQNPSKEGCDSAQPQVVMLPDSTPKLHPSLVAERLVDSKEHSAVHGCGATRSEILYRAGSLAAALTCT from the coding sequence ATGTTTGGGCTGGAGCAGTTTGAGCCGCAGATGAGCAGCAGAAACGCCGGACAAGGAGAGAGAAACTTTAGCCAGGCCGGACTGACCATGAGCTCCCACTTCAAATCGCCAGCTTTCCACTCTGGGGGCCCCGCGGACCCGGCCATCAGCGCCCTGGCCGAGCCTCCCATCCTGGGCATGAACATGAACATGGCTGGGGAAGCGTACGGCTTCCATGCCCGGGGACACTCGGAGCTGCatgcaggggggatgcaggctcAGCCGGTTCATGGCTTTTTCGGCAACCAGCAGCCTCACCACGGTCATCCCACCACCCACCACCCGCACCAGCATCACCCGCACTTCAGCGGCAACTTTGGGTCCgagcccagcgcctcctgcttgCACGGAGGGCGGCTGATGAGCTACAACAACATGGGCAGCCAGCAAGCGTTTGCGGAGGGATATGAACATATGGCCGAGAACCAAGGAGGCGAAGGCTTTGGACAGCAAAGGTCAGGTAACATGCCCGATTTCCAGCACCACAACTCCAGCGCCTCTAACCACGCCGTGCCAGCACCCTGCCTCCCACTGGATCAGTCCCCCAACCGGGCTGCCTCCTTCCATGCGCTTCCAGCCTCCAGCTCCTCGgattcccacagcctggagcagaGGAGGCTTCCCAACCAGGGAGGCGTCGATTCTTTGGAATACAATTACCCCAGCGATGGCCCTTCAGGACACTTTGATCTGCCAGTGTTTTCTCCTTCCGAGTCAGACGGGCAGCTTCCTCACTATGGTGCTGGCAGACAAGTTCCTGGGGGCGGCAGTTTCCCTGGCACATCTGTTttgcccagagcaccaggcatAGCGGGGATGTCCAAAGTTCACCCGCAGCAGCAACATGGTGTGTTCTTTGAAAGGTTTGGAGGTGCTCGTAAGATGTCTGTGGGCATGGAGCCTGGCGTTAACGCCAGACACCCTTTAATGCAACAGCAGCAACAGACAGGTTTACTGGCCAGACAAAACTCCTGCCCGCCAGCAATTCCTAGGCAACAGCAAACAGAAGCCAATACTCCCAACCCCAACTTGCAGGACAATGGGCCAATAATGCAGAACCAGCATGCACAGTTTGAATACCCTATTCATAGACTGgagaataggaatatgcatccaTATACCGATCCCGTGTTTAATATGCAGCACCCTCCTCCGCAGCAGCAACCAAATCAAAGACTGCAACATTTCGATGCCCCCTACATGAATGTGGCCAAGAGGCCTCGGTTTGACTTCCCCAGTAACCCCGCTGTCGATAGGTGCCCGTCCTGGAATAACAATCTGCATAACGGGGGCATGGAAAACCATCTATCGCCGTCCGCCTACCCCGGCCTGCCGGGCGAGTTCACGCCCCCGGTGCCGGAGAGCTTCGCCCCGGGGCCGCCGCTCCAGCACGCGGGCCCCGAGCACCAGGCCCTGCAGCAGCGCCAGAACGCCGCCCTGATGATCAAGCAAATGGCGTCCCGGAACCAGCAGCAGAGACTCAGGCAGcccagcctgcagcagctggggcacCACGGCGACGTCGGCCCGAGCAGCCTGGTGCAGCACGCGGGCCCCGTCGGCAACATGCCGCAGCCCGGCTTCGAGCGCGAGAGCGGCGGCCGGGGGCCCAACTTCGAGCCGCAGGCCCCGCACCTGGCCCAGGACAGCGGCTGGTTCCCCGGCCCGCACCCGCACCCGGCGGGGGAGCTGCTGCCGCCGCGGCGCATGGGCGGCCCCGCCGAGCCCGGCCCGCACGAGCTCGGCCTGCCGCAGAACGGCTCCGGCCTGCTCTTCCGACCGCCCGtgggcgggctggggctggcgggggaaGGACACGTGCCGGCCCTGCACTCCCCGGGCGTCCACGCCCAGTTCGGCGCCGGCCTGGCCCCGCTGCAGTCCCCGGGCGGCGGCGTGGGGCTGCCCAGCGCGCCCGCCGAGCGCCGGCCGCAGCCCGACTTCGCCGCGCCCCCGCTGGGCGGGCAGGCGGGCTTCGCCTTCGGCGCCTCAGGCCGGGCGGCCCCGCCGCACAGCGCGAGCGCCTCGCCCGGCGCCTTCCCGCCCGCGCCGCCCGAGTTCCCGCCCGCGCCGCGCGCCGCGGCCAGCAAGCTGGGCGCGCTGTCGCTGGGCTCCTTCGCCAAGCCGGCCAAGGAGAACGTGTTcgggcagagctgcctggccgcgctcTCCACCGCCTGCCAGAACATGATCGCCAGCCTGGGCGCGCCCAACCTGCACGTCACCTTCGCCAAGAAGAGCCCGCCCGAGGGCAAGCGCAAGCTGGGCCCGCCCGAGCCCGACGgcggcccggcccccggcccggACTTCTTCCCCGGCGCGGcagcggcagcggcggcggccaAGGCCCCGCCCGGCGCGCCCGAGACCAGCCTCTCGCCCGGCTACGCGCCCGAGGCCCCGGGCGGCGAGGgcaaggcggcggcggcggcggctggcgGGCGAGGGCGGGGCCGGCGGAAGCGGGACAGCGGCCACGTCAGCCCGGGCGGCTTCTTCGACAAGTTCCCGCCGGCcgagggcggcggcggcggcggcgcgggcAGCCCGGGCCCGCCCGACAAGCCGCTGACCTCGCCCTCCTGGGCCAAGGGCGGCGAGCTGCTGCTGGCCGAGCAGCCCGACCTCCTGGCCTCGCTGGACAGCGGCATCCAGAGCGCCAGCAAGTCGGACGGCGGCTCCCCGCGCGGGGACTTCCCCGACGAGCCCAGCCCCGCCTACGGCCACGAGGACGAGGTGTCCTCCAGCTCCGACGGCGCCCTGGCCAAGCCCACGCGCAGCCCGCTGCTGGGCGGCTCCCCCAAGCTGCCGCGGGCGGAGCACGCGCTGCTCGGCGCCCAGAAGCCGCTGGCCCTGGGCCTGCTGGGCGCCGCGGCCCCGGACGGCTACGGgctgggcggcggcggcggcggcgggggcgcccACCCGGGCACCCCGGGCCTGGAGCAGGTGCGCACCCCCACCAGCACGTCGGCCCAGGACGAGATCCACCCGCTGGAGATCCTGCAGGCGCAGATCCAGCTCCAGCGGCAGCAGTTCAGCATCTCCGAAGACCAGCCGCTGGGCATGAAGAGCAAAAAGGCCGAGTGCCCCGGCCAGAACGGGGAGGGCGAGTTGAACAGTTGTTGCTCGGATAACGTCAAAGGTGCCATGAGCACGATAGACCTTGACACTCTGATGGCAGAGCATAACTCTACCTGGTACATGCCGAGCGAGAAGTCCTTGATGGAGGGACCAGAGGAGGACAAACCTATGGCACCGTGGGAGAAGTCAAAGCCTCAGAATCCCAGCAAAGAAG
- the MN1 gene encoding transcriptional activator MN1 isoform X5 yields MFGLEQFEPQMSSRNAGQGERNFSQAGLTMSSHFKSPAFHSGGPADPAISALAEPPILGMNMNMAGEAYGFHARGHSELHAGGMQAQPVHGFFGNQQPHHGHPTTHHPHQHHPHFSGNFGSEPSASCLHGGRLMSYNNMGSQQAFAEGYEHMAENQGGEGFGQQRSGNMPDFQHHNSSASNHAVPAPCLPLDQSPNRAASFHALPASSSSDSHSLEQRRLPNQGGVDSLEYNYPSDGPSGHFDLPVFSPSESDGQLPHYGAGRQVPGGGSFPGTSVLPRAPGIAGMSKVHPQQQHGVFFERFGGARKMSVGMEPGVNARHPLMQQQQQTGLLARQNSCPPAIPRQQQTEANTPNPNLQDNGPIMQNQHAQFEYPIHRLENRNMHPYTDPVFNMQHPPPQQQPNQRLQHFDAPYMNVAKRPRFDFPSNPAVDRCPSWNNNLHNGGMENHLSPSAYPGLPGEFTPPVPESFAPGPPLQHAGPEHQALQQRQNAALMIKQMASRNQQQRLRQPSLQQLGHHGDVGPSSLVQHAGPVGNMPQPGFERESGGRGPNFEPQAPHLAQDSGWFPGPHPHPAGELLPPRRMGGPAEPGPHELGLPQNGSGLLFRPPVGGLGLAGEGHVPALHSPGVHAQFGAGLAPLQSPGGGVGLPSAPAERRPQPDFAAPPLGGQAGFAFGASGRAAPPHSASASPGAFPPAPPEFPPAPRAAASKLGALSLGSFAKPAKENVFGQSCLAALSTACQNMIASLGAPNLHVTFAKKSPPEGKRKLGPPEPDGGPAPGPDFFPGAAAAAAAAKAPPGAPETSLSPGYAPEAPGGEGKAAAAAAGGRGRGRRKRDSGHVSPGGFFDKFPPAEGGGGGGAGSPGPPDKPLTSPSWAKGGELLLAEQPDLLASLDSGIQSASKSDGGSPRGDFPDEPSPAYGHEDEVSSSSDGALAKPTRSPLLGGSPKLPRAEHALLGAQKPLALGLLGAAAPDGYGLGGGGGGGGAHPGTPGLEQVRTPTSTSAQDEIHPLEILQAQIQLQRQQFSISEDQPLGMKSKKAECPGQNGEGELNSCCSDNVKGAMSTIDLDTLMAEHNSTWYMPSEKSLMEGPEEDKPMAPWEKSKPQNPSKEAHDLPQNKTSAAAQTGSHLQCLSVHCTDDMGGNLLPCGGRTRWC; encoded by the coding sequence ATGTTTGGGCTGGAGCAGTTTGAGCCGCAGATGAGCAGCAGAAACGCCGGACAAGGAGAGAGAAACTTTAGCCAGGCCGGACTGACCATGAGCTCCCACTTCAAATCGCCAGCTTTCCACTCTGGGGGCCCCGCGGACCCGGCCATCAGCGCCCTGGCCGAGCCTCCCATCCTGGGCATGAACATGAACATGGCTGGGGAAGCGTACGGCTTCCATGCCCGGGGACACTCGGAGCTGCatgcaggggggatgcaggctcAGCCGGTTCATGGCTTTTTCGGCAACCAGCAGCCTCACCACGGTCATCCCACCACCCACCACCCGCACCAGCATCACCCGCACTTCAGCGGCAACTTTGGGTCCgagcccagcgcctcctgcttgCACGGAGGGCGGCTGATGAGCTACAACAACATGGGCAGCCAGCAAGCGTTTGCGGAGGGATATGAACATATGGCCGAGAACCAAGGAGGCGAAGGCTTTGGACAGCAAAGGTCAGGTAACATGCCCGATTTCCAGCACCACAACTCCAGCGCCTCTAACCACGCCGTGCCAGCACCCTGCCTCCCACTGGATCAGTCCCCCAACCGGGCTGCCTCCTTCCATGCGCTTCCAGCCTCCAGCTCCTCGgattcccacagcctggagcagaGGAGGCTTCCCAACCAGGGAGGCGTCGATTCTTTGGAATACAATTACCCCAGCGATGGCCCTTCAGGACACTTTGATCTGCCAGTGTTTTCTCCTTCCGAGTCAGACGGGCAGCTTCCTCACTATGGTGCTGGCAGACAAGTTCCTGGGGGCGGCAGTTTCCCTGGCACATCTGTTttgcccagagcaccaggcatAGCGGGGATGTCCAAAGTTCACCCGCAGCAGCAACATGGTGTGTTCTTTGAAAGGTTTGGAGGTGCTCGTAAGATGTCTGTGGGCATGGAGCCTGGCGTTAACGCCAGACACCCTTTAATGCAACAGCAGCAACAGACAGGTTTACTGGCCAGACAAAACTCCTGCCCGCCAGCAATTCCTAGGCAACAGCAAACAGAAGCCAATACTCCCAACCCCAACTTGCAGGACAATGGGCCAATAATGCAGAACCAGCATGCACAGTTTGAATACCCTATTCATAGACTGgagaataggaatatgcatccaTATACCGATCCCGTGTTTAATATGCAGCACCCTCCTCCGCAGCAGCAACCAAATCAAAGACTGCAACATTTCGATGCCCCCTACATGAATGTGGCCAAGAGGCCTCGGTTTGACTTCCCCAGTAACCCCGCTGTCGATAGGTGCCCGTCCTGGAATAACAATCTGCATAACGGGGGCATGGAAAACCATCTATCGCCGTCCGCCTACCCCGGCCTGCCGGGCGAGTTCACGCCCCCGGTGCCGGAGAGCTTCGCCCCGGGGCCGCCGCTCCAGCACGCGGGCCCCGAGCACCAGGCCCTGCAGCAGCGCCAGAACGCCGCCCTGATGATCAAGCAAATGGCGTCCCGGAACCAGCAGCAGAGACTCAGGCAGcccagcctgcagcagctggggcacCACGGCGACGTCGGCCCGAGCAGCCTGGTGCAGCACGCGGGCCCCGTCGGCAACATGCCGCAGCCCGGCTTCGAGCGCGAGAGCGGCGGCCGGGGGCCCAACTTCGAGCCGCAGGCCCCGCACCTGGCCCAGGACAGCGGCTGGTTCCCCGGCCCGCACCCGCACCCGGCGGGGGAGCTGCTGCCGCCGCGGCGCATGGGCGGCCCCGCCGAGCCCGGCCCGCACGAGCTCGGCCTGCCGCAGAACGGCTCCGGCCTGCTCTTCCGACCGCCCGtgggcgggctggggctggcgggggaaGGACACGTGCCGGCCCTGCACTCCCCGGGCGTCCACGCCCAGTTCGGCGCCGGCCTGGCCCCGCTGCAGTCCCCGGGCGGCGGCGTGGGGCTGCCCAGCGCGCCCGCCGAGCGCCGGCCGCAGCCCGACTTCGCCGCGCCCCCGCTGGGCGGGCAGGCGGGCTTCGCCTTCGGCGCCTCAGGCCGGGCGGCCCCGCCGCACAGCGCGAGCGCCTCGCCCGGCGCCTTCCCGCCCGCGCCGCCCGAGTTCCCGCCCGCGCCGCGCGCCGCGGCCAGCAAGCTGGGCGCGCTGTCGCTGGGCTCCTTCGCCAAGCCGGCCAAGGAGAACGTGTTcgggcagagctgcctggccgcgctcTCCACCGCCTGCCAGAACATGATCGCCAGCCTGGGCGCGCCCAACCTGCACGTCACCTTCGCCAAGAAGAGCCCGCCCGAGGGCAAGCGCAAGCTGGGCCCGCCCGAGCCCGACGgcggcccggcccccggcccggACTTCTTCCCCGGCGCGGcagcggcagcggcggcggccaAGGCCCCGCCCGGCGCGCCCGAGACCAGCCTCTCGCCCGGCTACGCGCCCGAGGCCCCGGGCGGCGAGGgcaaggcggcggcggcggcggctggcgGGCGAGGGCGGGGCCGGCGGAAGCGGGACAGCGGCCACGTCAGCCCGGGCGGCTTCTTCGACAAGTTCCCGCCGGCcgagggcggcggcggcggcggcgcgggcAGCCCGGGCCCGCCCGACAAGCCGCTGACCTCGCCCTCCTGGGCCAAGGGCGGCGAGCTGCTGCTGGCCGAGCAGCCCGACCTCCTGGCCTCGCTGGACAGCGGCATCCAGAGCGCCAGCAAGTCGGACGGCGGCTCCCCGCGCGGGGACTTCCCCGACGAGCCCAGCCCCGCCTACGGCCACGAGGACGAGGTGTCCTCCAGCTCCGACGGCGCCCTGGCCAAGCCCACGCGCAGCCCGCTGCTGGGCGGCTCCCCCAAGCTGCCGCGGGCGGAGCACGCGCTGCTCGGCGCCCAGAAGCCGCTGGCCCTGGGCCTGCTGGGCGCCGCGGCCCCGGACGGCTACGGgctgggcggcggcggcggcggcgggggcgcccACCCGGGCACCCCGGGCCTGGAGCAGGTGCGCACCCCCACCAGCACGTCGGCCCAGGACGAGATCCACCCGCTGGAGATCCTGCAGGCGCAGATCCAGCTCCAGCGGCAGCAGTTCAGCATCTCCGAAGACCAGCCGCTGGGCATGAAGAGCAAAAAGGCCGAGTGCCCCGGCCAGAACGGGGAGGGCGAGTTGAACAGTTGTTGCTCGGATAACGTCAAAGGTGCCATGAGCACGATAGACCTTGACACTCTGATGGCAGAGCATAACTCTACCTGGTACATGCCGAGCGAGAAGTCCTTGATGGAGGGACCAGAGGAGGACAAACCTATGGCACCGTGGGAGAAGTCAAAGCCTCAGAATCCCAGCAAAGAAG
- the MN1 gene encoding transcriptional activator MN1 isoform X2 codes for MFGLEQFEPQMSSRNAGQGERNFSQAGLTMSSHFKSPAFHSGGPADPAISALAEPPILGMNMNMAGEAYGFHARGHSELHAGGMQAQPVHGFFGNQQPHHGHPTTHHPHQHHPHFSGNFGSEPSASCLHGGRLMSYNNMGSQQAFAEGYEHMAENQGGEGFGQQRSGNMPDFQHHNSSASNHAVPAPCLPLDQSPNRAASFHALPASSSSDSHSLEQRRLPNQGGVDSLEYNYPSDGPSGHFDLPVFSPSESDGQLPHYGAGRQVPGGGSFPGTSVLPRAPGIAGMSKVHPQQQHGVFFERFGGARKMSVGMEPGVNARHPLMQQQQQTGLLARQNSCPPAIPRQQQTEANTPNPNLQDNGPIMQNQHAQFEYPIHRLENRNMHPYTDPVFNMQHPPPQQQPNQRLQHFDAPYMNVAKRPRFDFPSNPAVDRCPSWNNNLHNGGMENHLSPSAYPGLPGEFTPPVPESFAPGPPLQHAGPEHQALQQRQNAALMIKQMASRNQQQRLRQPSLQQLGHHGDVGPSSLVQHAGPVGNMPQPGFERESGGRGPNFEPQAPHLAQDSGWFPGPHPHPAGELLPPRRMGGPAEPGPHELGLPQNGSGLLFRPPVGGLGLAGEGHVPALHSPGVHAQFGAGLAPLQSPGGGVGLPSAPAERRPQPDFAAPPLGGQAGFAFGASGRAAPPHSASASPGAFPPAPPEFPPAPRAAASKLGALSLGSFAKPAKENVFGQSCLAALSTACQNMIASLGAPNLHVTFAKKSPPEGKRKLGPPEPDGGPAPGPDFFPGAAAAAAAAKAPPGAPETSLSPGYAPEAPGGEGKAAAAAAGGRGRGRRKRDSGHVSPGGFFDKFPPAEGGGGGGAGSPGPPDKPLTSPSWAKGGELLLAEQPDLLASLDSGIQSASKSDGGSPRGDFPDEPSPAYGHEDEVSSSSDGALAKPTRSPLLGGSPKLPRAEHALLGAQKPLALGLLGAAAPDGYGLGGGGGGGGAHPGTPGLEQVRTPTSTSAQDEIHPLEILQAQIQLQRQQFSISEDQPLGMKSKKAECPGQNGEGELNSCCSDNVKGAMSTIDLDTLMAEHNSTWYMPSEKSLMEGPEEDKPMAPWEKSKPQNPSKEAHDLPQNKTSAAAQTGSHLQCLSVHCTDDMGCDSAQPQVVMLPDSTPKLHPSLVAERLVDSKEHSAVHGCGATRSEILYRAGSLAAALTCT; via the coding sequence ATGTTTGGGCTGGAGCAGTTTGAGCCGCAGATGAGCAGCAGAAACGCCGGACAAGGAGAGAGAAACTTTAGCCAGGCCGGACTGACCATGAGCTCCCACTTCAAATCGCCAGCTTTCCACTCTGGGGGCCCCGCGGACCCGGCCATCAGCGCCCTGGCCGAGCCTCCCATCCTGGGCATGAACATGAACATGGCTGGGGAAGCGTACGGCTTCCATGCCCGGGGACACTCGGAGCTGCatgcaggggggatgcaggctcAGCCGGTTCATGGCTTTTTCGGCAACCAGCAGCCTCACCACGGTCATCCCACCACCCACCACCCGCACCAGCATCACCCGCACTTCAGCGGCAACTTTGGGTCCgagcccagcgcctcctgcttgCACGGAGGGCGGCTGATGAGCTACAACAACATGGGCAGCCAGCAAGCGTTTGCGGAGGGATATGAACATATGGCCGAGAACCAAGGAGGCGAAGGCTTTGGACAGCAAAGGTCAGGTAACATGCCCGATTTCCAGCACCACAACTCCAGCGCCTCTAACCACGCCGTGCCAGCACCCTGCCTCCCACTGGATCAGTCCCCCAACCGGGCTGCCTCCTTCCATGCGCTTCCAGCCTCCAGCTCCTCGgattcccacagcctggagcagaGGAGGCTTCCCAACCAGGGAGGCGTCGATTCTTTGGAATACAATTACCCCAGCGATGGCCCTTCAGGACACTTTGATCTGCCAGTGTTTTCTCCTTCCGAGTCAGACGGGCAGCTTCCTCACTATGGTGCTGGCAGACAAGTTCCTGGGGGCGGCAGTTTCCCTGGCACATCTGTTttgcccagagcaccaggcatAGCGGGGATGTCCAAAGTTCACCCGCAGCAGCAACATGGTGTGTTCTTTGAAAGGTTTGGAGGTGCTCGTAAGATGTCTGTGGGCATGGAGCCTGGCGTTAACGCCAGACACCCTTTAATGCAACAGCAGCAACAGACAGGTTTACTGGCCAGACAAAACTCCTGCCCGCCAGCAATTCCTAGGCAACAGCAAACAGAAGCCAATACTCCCAACCCCAACTTGCAGGACAATGGGCCAATAATGCAGAACCAGCATGCACAGTTTGAATACCCTATTCATAGACTGgagaataggaatatgcatccaTATACCGATCCCGTGTTTAATATGCAGCACCCTCCTCCGCAGCAGCAACCAAATCAAAGACTGCAACATTTCGATGCCCCCTACATGAATGTGGCCAAGAGGCCTCGGTTTGACTTCCCCAGTAACCCCGCTGTCGATAGGTGCCCGTCCTGGAATAACAATCTGCATAACGGGGGCATGGAAAACCATCTATCGCCGTCCGCCTACCCCGGCCTGCCGGGCGAGTTCACGCCCCCGGTGCCGGAGAGCTTCGCCCCGGGGCCGCCGCTCCAGCACGCGGGCCCCGAGCACCAGGCCCTGCAGCAGCGCCAGAACGCCGCCCTGATGATCAAGCAAATGGCGTCCCGGAACCAGCAGCAGAGACTCAGGCAGcccagcctgcagcagctggggcacCACGGCGACGTCGGCCCGAGCAGCCTGGTGCAGCACGCGGGCCCCGTCGGCAACATGCCGCAGCCCGGCTTCGAGCGCGAGAGCGGCGGCCGGGGGCCCAACTTCGAGCCGCAGGCCCCGCACCTGGCCCAGGACAGCGGCTGGTTCCCCGGCCCGCACCCGCACCCGGCGGGGGAGCTGCTGCCGCCGCGGCGCATGGGCGGCCCCGCCGAGCCCGGCCCGCACGAGCTCGGCCTGCCGCAGAACGGCTCCGGCCTGCTCTTCCGACCGCCCGtgggcgggctggggctggcgggggaaGGACACGTGCCGGCCCTGCACTCCCCGGGCGTCCACGCCCAGTTCGGCGCCGGCCTGGCCCCGCTGCAGTCCCCGGGCGGCGGCGTGGGGCTGCCCAGCGCGCCCGCCGAGCGCCGGCCGCAGCCCGACTTCGCCGCGCCCCCGCTGGGCGGGCAGGCGGGCTTCGCCTTCGGCGCCTCAGGCCGGGCGGCCCCGCCGCACAGCGCGAGCGCCTCGCCCGGCGCCTTCCCGCCCGCGCCGCCCGAGTTCCCGCCCGCGCCGCGCGCCGCGGCCAGCAAGCTGGGCGCGCTGTCGCTGGGCTCCTTCGCCAAGCCGGCCAAGGAGAACGTGTTcgggcagagctgcctggccgcgctcTCCACCGCCTGCCAGAACATGATCGCCAGCCTGGGCGCGCCCAACCTGCACGTCACCTTCGCCAAGAAGAGCCCGCCCGAGGGCAAGCGCAAGCTGGGCCCGCCCGAGCCCGACGgcggcccggcccccggcccggACTTCTTCCCCGGCGCGGcagcggcagcggcggcggccaAGGCCCCGCCCGGCGCGCCCGAGACCAGCCTCTCGCCCGGCTACGCGCCCGAGGCCCCGGGCGGCGAGGgcaaggcggcggcggcggcggctggcgGGCGAGGGCGGGGCCGGCGGAAGCGGGACAGCGGCCACGTCAGCCCGGGCGGCTTCTTCGACAAGTTCCCGCCGGCcgagggcggcggcggcggcggcgcgggcAGCCCGGGCCCGCCCGACAAGCCGCTGACCTCGCCCTCCTGGGCCAAGGGCGGCGAGCTGCTGCTGGCCGAGCAGCCCGACCTCCTGGCCTCGCTGGACAGCGGCATCCAGAGCGCCAGCAAGTCGGACGGCGGCTCCCCGCGCGGGGACTTCCCCGACGAGCCCAGCCCCGCCTACGGCCACGAGGACGAGGTGTCCTCCAGCTCCGACGGCGCCCTGGCCAAGCCCACGCGCAGCCCGCTGCTGGGCGGCTCCCCCAAGCTGCCGCGGGCGGAGCACGCGCTGCTCGGCGCCCAGAAGCCGCTGGCCCTGGGCCTGCTGGGCGCCGCGGCCCCGGACGGCTACGGgctgggcggcggcggcggcggcgggggcgcccACCCGGGCACCCCGGGCCTGGAGCAGGTGCGCACCCCCACCAGCACGTCGGCCCAGGACGAGATCCACCCGCTGGAGATCCTGCAGGCGCAGATCCAGCTCCAGCGGCAGCAGTTCAGCATCTCCGAAGACCAGCCGCTGGGCATGAAGAGCAAAAAGGCCGAGTGCCCCGGCCAGAACGGGGAGGGCGAGTTGAACAGTTGTTGCTCGGATAACGTCAAAGGTGCCATGAGCACGATAGACCTTGACACTCTGATGGCAGAGCATAACTCTACCTGGTACATGCCGAGCGAGAAGTCCTTGATGGAGGGACCAGAGGAGGACAAACCTATGGCACCGTGGGAGAAGTCAAAGCCTCAGAATCCCAGCAAAGAAG